One window of the Macaca thibetana thibetana isolate TM-01 chromosome 1, ASM2454274v1, whole genome shotgun sequence genome contains the following:
- the S100A3 gene encoding protein S100-A3 encodes MARPLEQAVAAIVCTFQEYAGRCGDKYKLCQAELKELLQKELATWTPTEFRECDYNKFMSVLDTNKDCEVDFVEYVRSLACLCLYCHEYFKDCPSDPPCSQ; translated from the exons ATGGCCAGGCCTCTGGAGCAGGCGGTAGCTGCCATCGTGTGCACCTTCCAGGAATATGCAGGGCGCTGTGGGGACAAATACAAGCTCTGCCAGGCGGAGCTCAAGGAGCTGCTGCAAAAGGAGTTGGCCACCTGGACCCCG ACTGAGTTTCGGGAGTGTGACTACAACAAATTCATGAGTGTTCTGGACACCAACAAGGACTGCGAGGTGGACTTTGTGGAGTATGTGCGCTCACTTGCCTGCCTCTGTCTCTACTGCCACGAGTACTTCAAGGACTGTCCCTCAGATCCCCCCTGCTCCCAGTAG